The Musa acuminata AAA Group cultivar baxijiao chromosome BXJ1-8, Cavendish_Baxijiao_AAA, whole genome shotgun sequence genomic sequence TAAAGGTAATTGAAGGTCATTTTTGCCTACTTATCATTAAATAGATGCAGGTTGAAAGCAATAAGGGGACCTTAAGGATTCTGTAAGCTGAGAATCACATTGAAGAATGGATATTGTTTCTTGTGAATGACATGGCAGTCAtgcaagtaaaaaaaaattaaaaacagaTATTGGTTCTTGATACATTATAGTACACTATAGTGGTCGTTGTGAAGCACAATGTGCACAACATATCTCAGTATTCTCTACTGCTGCAAACAGAAGGTTTGCTCATCAGTGGAAATTGCTAGTTTGTTCCTCCGATTATGTCACCATCATATTAATTGTTGGTTGACATTGTATATCAAAACCCCATTTGGTCAATTGTCTCTAAATAACTCATGAATTTATAATCCAAAATTTATTGATTATTCAGCATCTTTTACTCAGGAACCTAAAAAAATTACAATTACGTTTGACAGGAAGATATGTTTGCAGATTGTTTTCAAGTGTTCTGTACAGATTACCATAGTGGCTTTTGTTTAAGTTAATCACACgtttctatttatagagtttattgatttATGTTTAGTTGTTTTCGCTCATTATGTTAAAGTATGTTGGTGAACAGTGTGTTTTTGTGGCTGAAATATGAAATTCCATAATACTAACAACAAATAGAGTATAAATCCCAACCAATATTCCTTTTCTATTTACTAGAGCTTATAGTACTCCCAAATGACTGGTTTTGATTCACCAAAGCACCTTGTAACCTGAAGTAAGGACCAATCTGATTAAACACTAAAATGTATAAACTATGAATGAACTCATTAAAGGGCCACCTGATCTGAAAGAGTCTTATGGTTTGATGGATATTTTGGATAGTGTTGTAGAAGTTTATTTCAGTTCCGGAATATTGTTCTAGTTTTCACTAACTAGTAGTTTTTCACATATTAATATGTGCATATTGCATTTCCTTGttcgttttttatttttatttttattttttattgttgaCCTAGCAAATTGTCTTTATGTAATCATATAATCACCTGCTAAGCCCTGTTTCTCAACAATTATACTTTTAACTGTTCAGGTGTACACATCATCAACCTTGGTAAAACATGGGAGAAGCTTCAGCTAGCAGCTAGAGTCATAGTTGCCATCGAGAACCCTCAGGATATTATTGTCCAATCTGCAAGACCATACGGTCAGAGAGCTGTTTTGAAGTTTGCACAGTACACGGGTGCTCATCCTATTGCAGGGAGGCATACACCTGGTACCTTTACCAATCAGCTTCAAACATCTTTTAGTGAGCCTCGCCTTTTAATCCTTACTGATCCTAGGACCGACCACCAGGTTAGAAAATCTGTAAAAAAAATGAAGTTTTATATCTGAACAGATAGATTATTTAAAACATTGTTTGATCTTTTTACCAACAGCCTATCAAGGAATCTGCTCTTGGAAACATTCCAACAATTGCCTTCTGTGACACTGATTCTCCAATGCGATATGTTGATATTGGAATTCCAGCAAACAATAAAGGAAAACACAGTATTGGCTGCCTCTTTTGGTTGTTGTCAAGGATGGTTCTGCAGATGCGTGGCACCATCCCTCTTGGGCGTAAATGGGAAGTAATGGTAAGCTTACATAAGTTGTTCACCTCTAGTTTTCTTTTACTGGCCTTAGCAAGGCATGCATTGATGGATATGCCTTTATTCAGGGTTAAGAAAGTCTTAATACAGTTTGGTATAATCGTTTTTAAATTTTTAGATTATTAATGGTAATCTTTTAATGGCAACCTTGGCCTTGAGTTTATGTGAACCCCATTGCTTCATAATAGGAGCATCTTAAAGCATACATTTTGTAGTCTTGTACTCCAAAATTCTTTATGCCTGTTAGTATAAATTTTTATTACACTTGAGAACTATCTGTATAGTGATTCCCCTGGGTTCGTTGAAAAAGAATAGCTCACCATACTACTGTATCATTTACCTCTTTgctctctttttattttattgagaAGTAATTAGTTTTTGTTTGTCCCTGAAGTTAATGGTGGTTCATCATCAATACATATTGGAGGTGTTCTTTTAATACCTTTATTTTCTAATTAAGCCAGGTTGTTGCAGGTTGATCTGTTTTTCTACAGAGACCCTGAAGAAGCCAAGGaacaggaggaagaggaagcgccAGTTGCTCCCGAATTTGGTGCAGTTCCTGGTTATGGTGCTATGGTACCAAATGAACAATGGACTACTGAACAGTGGATGCCTGATGTGGGAGCTGTGCCTGCCGTCGTGCCTCTGGTTCCTGGGGTTGAGTGGACTGCTGCTCAAGGTTAGTCTCGGTAAttgtatgatatatttttttagaaaaactcGAACTCACGATGTGATGATATTTATACAACAAAGTTTATATTGACCTATGATAAGCTTTAATGAAATCTTCAGGTTATTCTCACCTGATTCCACAAAGGCTTACTACTTCCTCTAACCAGACATATAGGCAAATGATACTTAGGGTTTACCCTCCGCATCAAAGTAATGAAATATGGTGCATCCAGATTTGTTTCCCTTGTCATTACCTTTTTATCCAGATTTATTTTTAAAACCATTAACACAATAATTCAGGAACTATTATAATTTATCAGTTACATAGGGGTGGCCGAATTTTTTTCTGTCACTAATTGCAGCTTGACAGGATGTGATTACTTTCTTATTGAGGTCAGTGTAGTCCTTGTCATCACATTTATGAGGGTGTTAATCTTTTATTCTTGTAGTTTGTAGAGAACAATTATGTCCAGTATAAGATAATTTTGATATCGGAGCAACCGGTAGATCTTTAAGAGAGCAGTTCTCGGGGTGTATATTACCATGGCATTAAGGTTTAGTGTAATATGGCACATAAAATATTTACATGTGTACAAAGCATGTTAGTCAATCTGCGTTTTGTACCATTGCAAAAGAAACTATAGTGCAATTCTGTCTCTCAAGGAATGGATCTGACATGTTTGTCTTTCTTATCGACAGCTCCCATAGCTGCTGGGGGATGGGATGTGGCTGCTGCTCCACCTGCTGATGGTGCTGTTGCTTCTCCTCCATCTGGTTGGGAAACTGCTCCACCTGCTGCTTCCTCAGGCTGGGAATCATGAATGTGTCAAGTAGTTtcaatttttgtatttatttaggTAGCACTTTCAGTGCCTCTGGATGCTTGCTTTTCTCACCATTTTACTATCCACCTCTGAACCTGTTAACAGCTACTAgtgattttttttccttatatATTAAGGCCTAGCGATAGGCTAATTgcgagttaattatatattaatttctaTACTTGGATTCTATTAATATCATAGTTTTTGTATTTAAAagatttatattgagatttttttatttatacaagtgaaataaataattttatttattttaacatcGTTAAATGTATTGATGGAGAATATAatacattatattatatattggattgatatgaaaatgataattaaaaaataattttaatatttttttatttttaatatgtgagatattaaaattattttttatcggtAAAGTCATTTGAAACAtagagaatattaaaattatttttttatttatcatttttgtgtTGCTTACTATCATGTGGTGTATTGTTTGTCTTTTCATGGAAAGCATTGTATTTTGTCTTTTCATGGAAAGGATTGGTTACAGATGGCATGAATGTTTCAACCTTCAAAGGAGATAATGAAACTATTCGTTATGTAATGCTTTGCCTTTTTCGTGCAAAATATTATCGAAGAGAGCGAAAGATTAATCGCGCATTAGTTTTTGAAAATTAAGCATACATGTACTAACAATTTAATAGGATTTGTGACCTTATTTAGTCTACTAGTCAACCTATATTTCATCATCTAAATAGCATTCAAGCCTTTACATTTATTTTTTGGTTATCCGATGGACGCCTCGTATATGTCGTCAGCTCAGAAGGTTTCTACTGATGTCACTTCTCTCACACGAACTAATTTTGCCTTGTAAGATTGGCAAAAAGATAAAACAGGTTACAAAACATTTGATCGCAGGACAAATGATCTGAGGCAATATGTTGTTGTATGTAAAAGTTCAGCACAAGTGCTCCTGCAACACCATTGCAGAATCAAACAACATAGATGATGGACTCATAGAAATGAGTTTGGACGAAGTTAGCAATCATCTATTTTTATCTTGACAAAGCTAATGCCAAAGAAGAAATTGGTCACCATAAATCTAATTGTCATGCACATATTTGCATTCTACTCCAAAATAACACCTTCCTTGGCGATAGAAGCGACATGATTCTCTGTCTCTTATAGGATATTGCCTCTTCGGTGGAATCTGGTGGAAAGAATTCACACTAACCAAAGGTTGCATGTGATGGGAGGAGCATGCTCTCTGTTGAGGTAGTCGATACTGGTGATGACGGTGCAACTGGTGCATGTCCGGGAGATAATTCTGTTTATGCAATGTTCCACAAGTGATCTGATGATGCTGAAAGCCACCTGAAGTTTGCTTCGAACCTTGGTGAAAAGAGTTCTGATTCTCAGGCATGATAGGCTTATCAGACCTCATATTCAGATGTCGTCCAGGCCATTCTTCTAGATTTTCCTTGAAACTTGTTGCTTGTTTCGGATCATTTGATTCGACCGAATTTAGATTGTGCTGCAATGATCGTAGATGCTGAATCTTGTGCAGTTGAACAGCAAATGATTGATGCTTTGTAGTAGTTGGTTTATCAAACCTCATCCATAGATGAGGTCCAGGCCCACTTACTGGCATCTCTTTGAGGATTGTTTCCTGCATAAAATTCAAGTCGACTGAGTTTAGACTCTGCTGAGGTGGTTGTCCATGTTGAAGCTTATGTTGTTCAACAACAGCTGCTCGAAATGGATCAACTTGGCTGAGAATTCCCTTTTTTCCTACCGTTTTACTACTACTTTTCTTCTGAATCCTGTAATAACAAATGAACAAAAGATCAAGAAAATGCCATTAACTTAAAGAAAAAATGATTGACCAATAAGCTTCTTAAACAACATATaataataagaaataaatatctCAACTTAAAGATTACCATTCAATCTCTTGTAATTGAAATCTAACTTTTTCTAAGGTCATTTCAAGAGTAAAGGATTTACTCAATTGCTTGGTATGTAAACTATTTCTTTCCTAAATATCTCCTCAAGGAACCAGGATAAGAAGTTACAGAAAATGCAAGGTCATTTAGTTAATAGTCCTCTACATGAAAACTTCAGTTAAAATCTCAGGGGGGAAAAAAACTGAAGTCACAGGAAAAAAGAAACCTTCATTTAGTCAAATTTTTACCGGTCCAATCTGTCTTTTTTCAGCATCTTCTCCTGGATCCTATTATCTCGAGAAAATCGTGCAAAGGATCCTCTTGCATGTTTCTCCTGCAAAACTTTTCTCCTATTCTCTTCATCATCCCACCTCTGCAAATCAAGAAATTAGACCATCTGTTATAGCAACACTCGTGTTTCTTGTTATGTGCATTGGAGAACACCCACCTGCCTCATTGTCTTGAAACGGTAGAGGTTTCTTCCCTTGATAAGGAGGGGGTAGAGAAGAGGTAGTGTTTTTTCTCCTTTGCTCCATAGCACCTCAATCTACTCCCAGAATGACAGTGACATTCTCTTAGATGTTATGCAGTGGTTGATAAAGGTTAGAAACTTCTCTACTATGGTGTTTATATCATACTGTAAACGTGTGTTGCTGCTTGGCTGCGCCATAGCTTTCCTTCACAATCCTGCCGGCTACTAACCTTATACCACAAGGGGGACCTGTGGCACTTCTTGATGCAATGCTAAACCTGAAATAAAGTCGGGCAGAACGAACATATGAGTTAGATACGTAGAAATGGAGCATGAACAATGAAGAATCATTTTTAATAtttgagattttcaaaaatgatcaTGAGTATATATAGACATGTTACATTTCATATACATTCTGCTCAAACATCACCACATCCCCAGTGCAGGCATCACCTATAGATAGAGAAAGAAGCATTGATTGTTAATCAAATGTGTGCTTGATAGATCAGCAAAAAGATGCTGATATTGTTTTATTTAATCAAGTAACAATAGCCTTAAATCTTGTACCCACTTAGTTATGCTATCTTAGTTTATCGTTGTTTGCTTAGAATAATTAGAAGCCATTATACCACTAAATGTGCTTTATTTAATGCTTTACTGCACTGAAACATGAATCTTACCTTTGCAATTAACCACAAAGCTAGAAATCGGATACTTTCTTTCTCCACCACCGTCTTTGATCCTGCAATTGATTATGTAAGATAAAACAACTTAGAAGCGGACAACTGGTTCGTGTGTAATGCTTATGCTAATCGAAGATTGTTGACTCAACATTGTGTGCCAAATAATATGTTCTTTGGGTGACCAACCATCAGTTATAGGACATGGCACACATACACTTACTTTCCAACAAATTCTTAAGTTAATAGTGAAAGATATAatagttatattaaaatttacATACTCTAGGTGCTCTCTGATTCGCCCTATGAGGGTGTCCTTCTTTCCTGTTAACCTCAGCCCATATTTCCTCAGATAGACCTTGCACTGATCGACTTTAAGTTTCTCCATCTGGCCATCTGTCATCTCAAGAAGATCGACTAGACATTAGGTATTGTCTCAACAAAAGGAAGATAATAATTTATCCGAAATCATTTGTACATAAACAATTAgcacaatagagcaaatcttgatGACTCTTTGTTAACATAGAAGTAGTACGACTCAAGAGACATCTTTACGTGCAGAAATTTGCTGGGGCCAAAAGACAAAACTTGTTCCTTTTGAAGTCTTCAAGAATATCAAAATTACTATGGAAATTACCCAGGAaggaatatagaatatcaaagcaACAATGCGTTGGCATGAGTCCAAAGAAGTTCTTAAACAAGAAAAACTACAAATTGTTGAAACAGGGGTTTCAAACTGAATTAAAGAAAAATCTCAACATGACTAAACATGAAGGAGAAGCAAACAATTGTTAGATTGAAACCGCAACGAATGTTCAATCAACTATTTTCTCTTTATGTTATAAGAAAATTTCCCCCTTTTTTCTTTATTTCTACATAAAATATGCAATGGCAATTAGTGTCTCAAAATATAGAGGATGAAAACGGAACTGTCAAGAATATAAAACTATAGGCTTAAGCTTTCAGAcgcattgataaaaaaaatacaagaGGAACAGGAAGAAAAATATGTGGAATGGCATCCGACTGACCTTTGATAAGCTTCTCGACAACCTCGAAACATTTCCTATCCTTCGCGTCGAGCTCCGGAATCTCCACCATGGGGCAATCCGACCCATTTTCTCCATCCCCTTTTCTCGTTTTCCTGTATGTGCCAAAACCAGTTTCAACAGAGAAAAGAAACGGAGTCCACATTCATCTCTTTGATCGAACGAGACAAGAACCCCTACCGACACTTGGATTTCTCGAGAGAGATACTTGAAAGGGCCGATCGCGTCTCCTCCAGGACATCAAACGTAGGATCTTCCTCGGAATCATCCGTCCCGCACAAGTCGCAATCCAactttccctcttcttcctcctcctcctccgaagaACATTCATCTGCATCAACATCATTATTGTCTTCTTCATCTCGAGGACCCGCTACATCTTCCAATGGTTTGAGCTCACGAAGGGCGGCCATTGTATCGATGGTGGTCTTTCCTGTGTTTCCCTTTTAACtttggaggagagagagagagagagagaccgtcgGCAGAAACGAGGGTTTGAAATTTAAACGGGTTGGGTCTCTTTTGGGCCTATTTGGGCCAAATATGACTGCTAAAGTACTGGGCCAAACTATTGCTCCAACTCGCCGTCGCCCTCTTCCTGGACGCCCTCCGTATGAACCTCCCCTTCGGCGCCGGGCTGTCCTTCACCAGGCGGCTCGGCGTGGCTAAAGAGTGAGAGGAGGCGAAACTGCAGCTGGATCAGGGCCGGCGGGGCTTCGGGGCTCACGACGTGGGGGTTGTCGGGGTTGGGAGCGACGGCCCTGATGCGATAGAGGCCGAGGGCCACGGAGAGGGCTACGAGCCACGCCCATAGCGCGCCGGCGAGGGAGGCGGAAACCACGGCCGGCGCTTCCAACAGTTCCATTCCGGGAAGAAAAGCTGAGTTTTGGAAACAGCAACGCGAACGGTGAGCAGTAGATATAAGGGTGGAATAGCGAAACGTGGACCGTCGGATTCGGCACTCGTCGGATGGGGAAAGACGACGGGAATGGAGCGCCGGAGATGCAGCTTCGAAGAGACGCAACGAGGCGACGCGTgtaaggcggaggaggaggtggtggcggtGGAAGAGTTCGCCTCCCGTGTCTCGACCGAACCAGCATATAGGGAAAGGTCTCTTTACTATTAGTTCCTTGAGTGGAACCCGCTTCCGGGGCATCCAACGACTAATGAAAAGAGTCCTTTTACGCGTTTGATGACGAAGCCTGTAAGAAAGGGCATCTCATCGTCCACGTCAGATGGGGGCCACTGTAAACTTCCTATAGTGGACCGAGAAGGCAAGTTCATGTGGAGGCCCAACAAAGATACACATGAGTCCAACATCAACAAGTTCTtttaagaacaagaaaaatatattgaatTATAAAGGACATTTTAACTTAAAAACCTTGAGGGTTTAATCAAATAGCATCCCATACTTGATTTTTATctatggattttgtttttatCAATTTAATGAAAATATCCCTCCCTCCATTAGTAGCCTCtaatcatcatcgtcgtcgtcgtcatcccgGCACTaccctctcctcttttctctttccTCCATTATCATTTTTCTTTTCATTCCTTCTTCTCTCTACTCACTAAGGCTTTCGACAAGCAAAAAGAGATGAGGAAAGAAAAAGGCACGAGTGATGTTAGTCACTCGTGATGGGAGCAAGAGACAACGAACAATATTGTTTGTGATGGTAACAAGAGATAACAGCAACAACAGTcaaagataatatttatgatcGAAAATTATTAATAGagagaaagatatttttattaaattaataaaaaataaatattcgatgtaaaaaaagaggataaaatggctaattataaatataatccttATTAACtatgaaaaatatatttactaaaatatttataaaatcttTACCTATCTTTATTAATTATGAATAACAGTCTTTTCAGATGGGATGACGGTTTATCGAAGGCCTATGAAGCTACGCTGTTGGAGGAGGCTACAAGAAAACAAAGGCGATGCCAACATGAGACTAAAGCCAAAGGCTATGGTCAATCTGATCCAAACGAGGAGAAAGGTGGGAGTGTGAGTTGTATTTGTCaaggggaaagagagagagagagagagaggttagaaGTAATTTATTGACGAAGGAAAATTTGCAACAATCATATATTCCAGCTACATCTAATTTTTCTTTTCCTATGATTTTTTTGTGTAGCATAATTTTTTAATCAAgtcaagaaaattaaaatatattttcttatccATCTTCATGTCTTCAGCTACCCCACTTCACACCATAAAGTCTCCCATAACTAtgtttatattatattaaatattttttattatgtttgCTCTAAGTGATATGATTATTGTTTTGGCTACCCCTTCTCTTGGACACGTTGTTCAATCTAAATAATTCATCATTGAAAACATTTAATCTCTTATAATCGAATGTATAATGAGGGTTTTAAAAATTAATACTAGagctcctattaacttaatccacATACAAATCTTACCAAATAAAAGTATTAAGAGTGAAATCAATGAATCAAACATTCTTCGTATTTTATCATATTAAGTCAATTTCAATTTTTTGACCGCATCCcccaaaaataataatacaataatattcaaaataaaatattatattgagtCGATGGTTACAATTGACTCTTTGACTTCTCGTCCTATTTTCTTTAGATCAATCTAATAAATAACTAATGCTCACTAtatgtatattatttttaatgaatagatcatatataaataaacatataaaatatGATGGTTTCTAGAGATTCCaacatttgaaattatatattattattatttaaaatgcaTTATTGAGTCCATGCTTGTTGGCAATGGAAGAGCACCGAACCAATTCACCAAACAAATGCTCTTGTCATCTTCCACAAGCCAACTTGGGTGGTGGTGCATTCCTCCCACCGCCATCAAGCGGTCCCCCATTCTTCATATGTCTTCCACATAAAAGCATGAATGGATTCTCAATCTCCTCCTTCCTTCCTTATCTCTTCctccccccatgatcatcatcagAACACACGCAAGAAACAAAGAAGCAAGAAATGCACTGAACTCAATTAACTAGGTGCATTTAGGACCTTAGGTGCTAGCCACACTTTCTAGCCAATTAGGTACATGAAGTCAAATGATTGATCGGTCTGACCAAGAATTGCATCAAACATTTATTTATAGCTCTGCTCAACATTACAAAACGATCCATctcatcaaataataataataattagaattAGAATGTAATTTTATTGTCAAAATGatcataacaataacaacaatataGTGCTAGTCATCTATTTATTATATAGCAATAtaattcgatatatatatatttctttctaTGTTTATTCATCCCTCTGTCTAATCAAAAGAACATCCAAATCCAATCAAGAAAGGGGCAGTGTAGAAGAGAACGGCGTAGGGAGTAAGCACAACAGACGCATGTAGCCAATGAATAGAGTGAGTGAGAGAAGGGAACACGTAGTGTTTAGATTGGATGGGCCCCTCATTCTGTGGTGCCCACTCGAACCTTACGGTGGTGAGTCACATGGACTCCAGCTCTGGGGTCCACTATCAGTAAGTGATGATGGTCCCCTTCCCTTGTGCTTTCTCCCTTCCAAGACAAGCCCACAGTAATGGGTCCTCAACTACTTGCTTACATAGATAGCTCTATGTAATATAATATTAGTATGTTATGTGAATTTATTGTGTTCATAGCATAGTGAAGAAAATTATTTTATCCGGATCAATATTTCTGATAACACAAGATCCATGAGCTTGTTCGGTTTCACACCATTTCCAATAAAATCTAGCAAAACTTGTTTCGATCGGATCGTGACCGACCGATCGACGGATCGAATTTGCATTTGGTTGGATTCAGGTTTTTTTTTGTGTTGTAACATGTAATACTGTCATTTTAAATAAACTAAGTTGTGGAATTATTTTCTCCATTTGTTTTCACTTAGTATAAGTAAATGGGTTTGTGGTGTGATTGGAGAAGCAACATGGTTGGTTCCCATGAACTTGTAATTTCCAAGTTTCCCCAATAATTCTTTTGCAATATATAGCCATAATCACAGCATATTAATGGTATTATTTAGTTGATTGAAGAATATATGTTATTAATGTCACTAAATCAGTTCTACATTCTTAGGTTGATGTCCCAAAGGCATtctagcatctctctctctctgtatactAGAGAGAAAtggaatatataaatatatgtttggAACATTAGGACTCTTATATTCACATGAGAATGCATTGGGTTTGATCTTCCTAAATTATCTTGATTATTGACTTTCTCACTTCAGACtgttcactttcttttctttgtgaATTGTCTTTTGATAAGTCCTTTGCattctaaattattataagattctcAATTCATATGCTTTTTTTCTACCAGCAAGTTTTGTGCTATGGAAGGAGAATATATTCTGACATGCAAAAAGGTATGCTTAAATCTTTAGTTGATGTGAAATATGATGACACCAGTAGGAGTCTCCCATGGATACAGCACTTTTCATTTCTATGTCATGATGTTTGGCATCACAAAAGATTTTGAAGGCAAACCTTTTATGTAGCATTATTCAATATAAAAGAATGAAATAAGTAAAAACCATGTCTATGAACAGCTCAACTTTCTTGCTGAATGAAACAGAAATCTTACATAAAAATAAGAGTAATACCACACAATCAGACTTAAAAGTTTTCTAATCGACAACATTAGTTTGCTTATCGACGAATACTTGAAGTCACCAAACTGAAGGATCCAACAATTACATAAGATCTATACTGCTAAATCCAAATTAACCACTTGTACAATTTTCACTTTGTGAAAATGGCACATTGTAGATTCTTAGGATCATGAGCCAATCATTTTACCCTCACTCAGATGCTAAAACATCAAGAGAATTGAGGATGCTTGCACATTGCTGACTGCAGAAACAGTAGCAAATGCAAcaatgtcttttagtatttataGCAACCCCATGAGGCCTTGTTTAGTTGCCTTCCAGGACTAGGAAACTGCCTTGTACTTTAGTCACCATTGAGAGACATGAGGAGCCACTCCTGCTTCAAGCACACCGTCAACAGAAGCGTGGAGGTGGAGAAGCCAAACCACAAAGAAGAAACGCATCTCTCCGGTGCGTACATTCGTAGTCTTGTCAAGCAACTGAGCTCCTCGAGGTCCAGAGCTTCAACAGATCCATCGTCAGCGAAAGAGGAGGTTGTAGGTGGTGTTTTCCAAGATCTTGACAGCCATGGTGAGCACCTTCATGGagcacagcaacaacaacaattaCCAAGGTCAAGGCCACCAAAGAAACAAGTGAGAAGAAGACTCCACACAACCAGGCCTTACCAAGAAAGATTGTTCAACATGGCAGAAGCTCGAAGAGAGATTGTAGCTGCCCTCAGATTGCACAGAGCTGCCATTAAACAAGCAAATGAACATCAGCAACAACAACAGAACTCGGCACCAGTATCAAATTTCAACCTCTCTGCACCGCCCTCGAAAGAAACATCGAATGAGCTGATGGGTTCTGTGAGGAACGCTACAAATCATCTGCCGAATTACAACTTTACTAACTACTTGCATGGCACTCCTTTCTCGCCCATTActttcccttcttccttctcgtGGGCTTGTCCATCGATGACACCTTTGTCCATCTCTGATAACCTGAATTTTCCTTTGCCTGATCAGCCATTAGGCCTAAACCTCAACCTTCAAAGTTTCAAGGATATCGACATTTCCTTGCGCCACAACCACCGCAATCAACAACCAATTGAATCATCACAAGCTTCATCATCGTCTTGTTCTTATTCTCCTCCTAGTGCCATGTTGGGTATAGAATTACCGGCTGTCTCAAACAATTCCAAACAAGCCTCTCAAGTTCGATTGGACCCTGCATCCATGCCGCTGCACCTGGCGATGGATGATGAAGAGATGGCAGAGATACATTCAATTGGGGAACAACACGACATGGAGTGGAATGATAAAGTGAATTTGGCAACAACAGCATGGTGGAGTAAATTCCTGAAAAGCATGGAAGGTGGCCTAGAGGAGAGAGAGGGTGGAGTCGGTGCAGATAGGCTTCATGTGTTTGATGAGTTCCTAGATATACCATCTTGGATAAATGATGGTGTCGAAGGGAATACAAAGGAGACTTCCTCTTCTCAGCAAGATTTGGATGACAATTTTCAAGTGGAGGATTATTTGCAAGATACATCCTTGGCAAGGTAAGTGAAAAAATTGATGTTTCCAAAGGTTTAGATCAGTT encodes the following:
- the LOC103995841 gene encoding small ribosomal subunit protein uS2, which gives rise to MATRVLSPKEQDIQMMLAANVHLGARNCDFQMERYVYKRRSDGVHIINLGKTWEKLQLAARVIVAIENPQDIIVQSARPYGQRAVLKFAQYTGAHPIAGRHTPGTFTNQLQTSFSEPRLLILTDPRTDHQPIKESALGNIPTIAFCDTDSPMRYVDIGIPANNKGKHSIGCLFWLLSRMVLQMRGTIPLGRKWEVMVDLFFYRDPEEAKEQEEEEAPVAPEFGAVPGYGAMVPNEQWTTEQWMPDVGAVPAVVPLVPGVEWTAAQAPIAAGGWDVAAAPPADGAVASPPSGWETAPPAASSGWES
- the LOC135588591 gene encoding zinc finger CCCH domain-containing protein 62-like isoform X1 — encoded protein: MAALRELKPLEDVAGPRDEEDNNDVDADECSSEEEEEEEGKLDCDLCGTDDSEEDPTFDVLEETRSALSSISLEKSKCRKTRKGDGENGSDCPMVEIPELDAKDRKCFEVVEKLIKDGQMEKLKVDQCKVYLRKYGLRLTGKKDTLIGRIREHLEIKDGGGERKYPISSFVVNCKGDACTGDVVMFEQNVYEMFSIASRSATGPPCGIRLVAGRIVKESYGAAKQQHTFTIEVLWSKGEKTLPLLYPLLIKGRNLYRFKTMRQRWDDEENRRKVLQEKHARGSFARFSRDNRIQEKMLKKDRLDRIQKKSSSKTVGKKGILSQVDPFRAAVVEQHKLQHGQPPQQSLNSVDLNFMQETILKEMPVSGPGPHLWMRFDKPTTTKHQSFAVQLHKIQHLRSLQHNLNSVESNDPKQATSFKENLEEWPGRHLNMRSDKPIMPENQNSFHQGSKQTSGGFQHHQITCGTLHKQNYLPDMHQLHRHHQYRLPQQRACSSHHMQPLVSVNSFHQIPPKRQYPIRDRESCRFYRQGRCYFGVECKYVHDN
- the LOC135588591 gene encoding zinc finger CCCH domain-containing protein 62-like isoform X3; this encodes MAALRELKPLEDVAGPRDEEDNNDVDADECSSEEEEEEEGKLDCDLCGTDDSEEDPTFDVLEETRSALSSISLEKSKCRKTRKGDGENGSDCPMVEIPELDAKDRKCFEVVEKLIKDGQMEKLKVDQCKVYLRKYGLRLTGKKDTLIGRIREHLEIKDGGGERKYPISSFVVNCKGDACTGDVVMFEQNVYEMFSIASRSATGPPCGIRLVAGRIVKESYGAAKQQHTFTIEVLWSKGEKTLPLLYPLLIKGRNLYRFKTMRQRWDDEENRRKVLQEKHARGSFARFSRDNRIQEKMLKKDRLDRIQKKSSSKTETILKEMPVSGPGPHLWMRFDKPTTTKHQSFAVQLHKIQHLRSLQHNLNSVESNDPKQATSFKENLEEWPGRHLNMRSDKPIMPENQNSFHQGSKQTSGGFQHHQITCGTLHKQNYLPDMHQLHRHHQYRLPQQRACSSHHMQPLVSVNSFHQIPPKRQYPIRDRESCRFYRQGRCYFGVECKYVHDN
- the LOC135588591 gene encoding zinc finger CCCH domain-containing protein 62-like isoform X2; its protein translation is MAALRELKPLEDVAGPRDEEDNNDVDADECSSEEEEEEEGKLDCDLCGTDDSEEDPTFDVLEETRSALSSISLEKSKCRKTRKGDGENGSDCPMVEIPELDAKDRKCFEVVEKLIKDGQMEKLKVDQCKVYLRKYGLRLTGKKDTLIGRIREHLEIKDGGGERKYPISSFVVNCKGDACTGDVVMFEQNVYEMFSIASRSATGPPCGIRLVAGRIVKESYGAAKQQHTFTIEVLWSKGEKTLPLLYPLLIKGRNLYRFKTMRQRWDDEENRRKVLQEKHARGSFARFSRDNRIQEKMLKKDRLDRIQKKSSSKTVGKKGILSQVDPFRAAVVEQHKLQHGQPPQQSLNSVDLNFMQETILKEMPHNLNSVESNDPKQATSFKENLEEWPGRHLNMRSDKPIMPENQNSFHQGSKQTSGGFQHHQITCGTLHKQNYLPDMHQLHRHHQYRLPQQRACSSHHMQPLVSVNSFHQIPPKRQYPIRDRESCRFYRQGRCYFGVECKYVHDN